One stretch of Lucilia cuprina isolate Lc7/37 chromosome 6, ASM2204524v1, whole genome shotgun sequence DNA includes these proteins:
- the LOC111678289 gene encoding putative N(4)-(beta-N-acetylglucosaminyl)-L-asparaginase GG24090, with the protein MFNYILSLIFIINFKHIQAETKLPLVINTWAFEEANEAAWASVQEGNTALDALVIGCTTCEEQQCDGTVGYGGSPDENGETTLDAMIMDGLNMNIGAVAGLRQIKSATKVARMVLEHTKHTLLVGDAASNFAEMMGFRRESLTTPKSKQIWQEWRDKQCQPNFWLNVIPDATQQCGPYKPHNRWQTQDLHVRYSYKVDQWHHDTIGMIVIDSQGHIYAGTSTNGASHKIPGRVGDSPIPGAGAYADNEVGAAVATGDGDVMMRFLPSLLAVEFLRNGLTPEEAAVKSMSRIVKYYPNFSGGLVVTDRWGNYSAACVGLERFPYSVAYGQTNTKVEYKKCLQLEKVRRSDLK; encoded by the coding sequence atgtttaattatatattaagcttaatatttattataaattttaaacatatccAAGCTGAAACTAAACTTCCATTAGTTATTAATACTTGGGCTTTCGAGGAAGCCAATGAGGCAGCCTGGGCTTCAGTACAAGAAGGTAATACAGCATTGGATGCTTTAGTAATAGGCTGCACAACCTGTGAGGAGCAGCAATGTGATGGTACCGTAGGCTATGGTGGTTCACCCGATGAAAATGGTGAAACTACTTTGGATGCCATGATAATGGATGGTTTAAATATGAATATTGGTGCAGTGGCTGGACTAAGACAAATTAAATCCGCCACTAAGGTAGCTAGAATGGTTTTGGAACATACCAAACATACTTTGCTAGTCGGAGATGCTGCTAGTAATTTTGCCGAAATGATGGGTTTTCGTCGTGAGTCCTTGACCACCCCCAAGTCAAAACAAATTTGGCAGGAATGGCGCGACAAACAATGTCAACCTAACTTTTGGTTAAATGTTATACCAGATGCTACACAGCAATGTGGTCCCTATAAACCCCATAACAGATGGCAAACGCAAGACTTACATGTGCGTTATTCCTATAAAGTAGATCAATGGCATCACGATACTATAGGCATGATAGTAATAGATTCACAAGGTCATATCTATGCCGGCACTTCAACAAATGGCGCCAGTCATAAAATACCAGGACGTGTTGGAGATTCGCCTATACCTGGTGCCGGCGCCTATGCGGATAATGAAGTGGGCGCTGCCGTTGCCACGGGAGATGGTGATGTTATGATGCGCTTTTTACCTTCACTATTGGCAGTTGAATTTTTGCGTAACGGTTTAACGCCTGAGGAAGCTGCCGTCAAAAGTATGTCAcgaattgttaaatattatccAAATTTTAGTGGTGGTTTGGTGGTAACAGATCGTTGGGGGAATTATTCAGCAGCTTGTGTGGGTCTTGAAAGGTTTCCCTATTCAGTGGCTTATGGTCAAACTAATACTAAAGTGGAATATAAGAAGTGCCTACAACTGGAAAAAGTCAGAAGAAGTGATTTGAAATGA
- the LOC111678312 gene encoding uncharacterized protein LOC111678312 has translation MYYKYHGFLCVILILINIKSLKTFNVNFHYNYNLQAEPFNAQIHKRESTSFFDKASFSLNGFDKIESIPVLFPIDICVFNLEGEKYATALHMKRNGTRHLEVLKMKNGSYELIADIAAPKGIAMDCINFNNKGYVALALNLTEPVRYAKEGSPIYEIAGNRLRAVQYFPAPNLMSVYLRASGNEFFLLHTYSNSQDTPNLYCPYFKWSGSTFNKMGRIPCSNARQLAPFSIDYESYVAVANYADQRGRTSTNSEIYKYSRDKKKFVLFQKIKTNGAVDVQYFSVPNNEVRRQHFLVFGNSISTASLAKREKAKREGKNLEADSVFYLFDKGQFIPYQKLSFYAVKKFLPVQNVEAEKFILLVACTDQDIKIYNLNDWKFEESKVQFTEGALGKGVANMRIYQENEKSYLIIANELMADNETNIFLPIFKQEEDANALRQQIIDWAKAETQRLQNVNTKELSKRVEEKLKNLEQLKYLPKMQDINEANIQTVITESLVYPKFKMSGNYWTALNYVNQALDALEIMLKQKQRLKRETSNENLEYVYDTLNVNNLNVNKLLKAKRVNKINTEKPEFDTIKAPKIIVSEKYSKVKSERVNPAESLDYRDEDEFMTIRNLQITGKLNEYQWSDLLNNTLKRKQEIQFLKAPVQMRNLKTDTLLVNSDKINEQNLGALIPINTGKYVINQDIQFAAPITANRVEISQRLNNLHVFQGHFDVLLKKSNKTQVIEGLKNVTNIKVLEPITIAGKMMGRQLEAISPNKFIHDELILQGNYMINGDVNINRQLNTLDLIDLKEKLSAKQVLDMGIRMDKSLKDINLKFVQPLRANNSLVSFVNQHDLQRLVKLNQDDIQIIEGTKVFKESLEISRGFSEVKNLNGVDMEKLERNAFLRNNNQTIAVTMKIGKISAKNINSPTVLLNSKNYTDYLALTGNQTVKANLIIDNLKTQHLTVEHLNTDGKIFNQHLQDIYQQKSRNAPQEDLFQRNRKFHGSIYVQNLILNTTINNKTVEEIENQLLQLEGNIKYVGNFKFNYAMNVTNMTFQGKLNDITAEEFGKCWLQKSAEKQEFIAAQSIAVINAEEGVQLLGKLNGFTMDDLYAKTYWINRDEYIENVNFENPIEITGTLTTQTLNDYLVPQDVFYKQAKDSPIILHTLTVDEHVLVEGNINNLTSINDINICELQDFLYNPHAESLYVQQAYFAQTAPLYKTLNSHYIRKTLDSVWLANENVVLPYHIEIADAYFEGLLEFVGPINNMNLDYIKENYFSITKPQEVFVDMVFSEDAECMGALNVNELQLFGPLIEEESQQHLNFNEFVQNTLKTSGPHIISGNWSLLEAIVQGNLNGVLINNLNLVDDIVHTVKPVQAYQLKALKTFKNAYIESLYADPFSYVNKVPIAKWINEAVYLYENYTIRGVTSIDSLNVYNNLMVLGKLNNISFNENTLLLQNIQQHIPGHMKIVSHLAAEKRFLTNNIENLYTDFINRQYITEFIENLVPASTTSEIKSHLVFNHPLKVEKYEGPEGFLTQNQWLKRDLNEQQQIVRNYMESNENIENFIKVKEYLNNITKTQVYKLDHFDVIQTIDIQAEEVFTLSLKFDSKIVDIMVVLSSKYENATIYEWNLEKQQFKETNVYNWLALDPVSLKILQKRFEIFPQPVNVDQLEQFLQQDLKLFQEVLFNSPKFQNYYEFLNKNCVLYSNILNTSMELQTFCLNSQQITTKINNFPPKPKQILLLNESLLALLYNNSLLVYDITSNSHIIRQKLPINNPLQMAFVSFKSYQFLAVLSNTPADSLNQGFVQIYRSVNSSHFNLLQSLECSTALEIKFSFIEKSQDLLLNILTVSSIKPYLIYRYQGVNGFQEVLTDSILPEDVRHFDLLKLYTKEQYLVSLTGPHKVTLIVIDIK, from the exons CACAAATCCATAAAAGAGAATCAACATCATTTTTTGATAAAG cttcattttctttaaatggtTTTGACAAAATCGAATCAATACCAGTGCTATTTCCCATTGACATATGTGTTTTCAATTTGGAAGGTGAAAAATATGCCACCGCCTTGCATATGAAAAGAAATGGTACTAGACACTTGGAAGTTCTTAAAATGAAG AATGGTTCCTATGAATTAATAGCCGATATAGCCGCTCCTAAAGGTATTGCCATGGATTGCATAAACTTCAATAATAAAGGCTATGTTGCCTTGGCTTTAAATCTTACTGAACCTGTTAGGTATGCCAAAGAAGGTTCGCCAATTTACGAGATTGCAGGCAATCGCTTAAGAGCTGTACAATATTTTCCTGCTCCCAATCTAATGTCAGTTTATCTGCGTGCCAGTGGCAATGAATTTTTTCTTCTACACACCTATAGCAATTCTCAGGATACCCCTAATCTTTATTGCCCCTACTTCAAATGGTCCGGTAGTACGTTTAACAAAATGGGTCGTATACCCTGCAGTAATGCCCGACAGCTGGCTCCCTTTTCCATAGACTACGAAAGTTATGTGGCCGTAGCTAATTATGCCGATCAAAGAGGACGCACCTCTACCAATTCAgagatttataaatattctcGTGATAAGAAAAAGTTCgttttatttcaaaagattAAAACAAATGGTGCTGTAGATGTACAATACTTTAGTGTACCCAACAATGAGGTGAGAAGACAACATTTTTTGGTTTTCGGCAATTCGATAAGTACAGCTTCGCTGGCGAAGAGAGAGAAGGCTAAGAGAGAGGGTAAAAACTTGGAAGCAGATTCGGTGTTTTATCTATTCGATAAGGGACAATTTATTCCCTATCAGAAGTTGTCCTTTTATGcagtaaagaaatttttaccAGTTCAG aatgtgGAGGCGGAAAAGTTTATCTTATTAGTAGCCTGTACCGATCaagatataaaaatttacaatttaaacgaTTGGAAATTTGAGGAATCAAAGGTACAATTTACCGAGGGCGCCTTGGGCAAAGGTGTAGCCAATATGCGTATTTATCAAGAGAATGAGAAAAGCTATCTAATAATAGCCAATGAACTAATGGCCGACAATGAAACCAATATATTTTTGCCCATATTCAAACAAGAAGAGGATGCCAATGCCTTAAGGCAACAGATAATCGATTGGGCCAAAGCAGAAACTCAACGTTTGCAAAATGTTAATACGAAAGAGCTAAGCAAACGAGTGGAG gagaaattgaaaaatttggaacaattgaaatatttgccaaaaatgCAAGATATAAACGAGGCCAATATTCAAACGGTTATTACAGAATCg TTGGTTTATCCCAAATTCAAAATGTCTGGCAATTATTGGACAGCCTTAAATTATGTCAACCAAGCTTTAGATGCTTTAGAAATAATGCTTAAGCAAAAACAACGCTTAAAACGTGAAACTTCTAATGAAAATTTGGAATACGTTTATGACAccttaaatgtaaataatttaaatgttaataaattgcttaaggCTAAAagggtaaataaaataaataccgaAAAACCAGAATTTGATACAATCAAAGCCCCCAAAATAATAGTTAGCGAGAAATACAGCAAAGTCAAAAGTGAAAGAGTAAATCCTGCAGAAAGTTTAGATTATAGAGATGAAGATGAATTCATGACCATAAGAAATTTACAGATCACCGGAAAACTTAACGAATATCAATGGTCAGACTTGCTAAATAATACTTTGAAACGTAAGCAGGAAATACAATTTCTTAAAGCGCCAGTACaaatgagaaatttaaaaactgaTACTTTGTTGGTGAATAGTgataaaataaatgaacaaaatcTGGGAGCTCTTATACCCATAAATACAGGCAAATATGTTATAAATCAGGATATACAATTTGCAGCACCAATAACCGCCAATCGTGTGGAAATATCGCAAAGATTAAACAATTTGCATGTTTTTCAAGGACATTTtgatgttttattgaaaaaatccaATAAAACACAAGTGATAGAAGGCTTAAAAAATGTAACCAATATCAAGGTTCTAGAACCCATAACAATAGCG GGCAAAATGATGGGCCGCCAACTGGAGGCTATATCCCCTAACAAATTCATACACGATGAGTTGATATTACAAGGCAACTATATGATTAATGGTGATGTCAATATTAATCGACAATTGAACACGTTAGATCTTatagatttaaaagaaaaactatccGCTAAACAGGTTCTGGACATGGGTATACGTATggataaaagtttaaaagataTTAATCTTAAGTTTGTGCAACCCTTGAGGGCTAATAACTCTTTAGTTAGTTTTGTTAATCAACATGATTTACAGCGTTTAGTTAAACTTAATCAAGATGATATACAAATAATAGAGGGTACAAAAGTATTTAAGGAGTCCTTGGAAATAAGTAGAGGTTTTAGTGAGGTCAAAAATCTGAATGGTGTCGATATGGAGAAATTGGAAAGAAATGCCTTTTTAAGGAATAACAATCAAACTATAGCGGTCACCAtgaaaattggtaaaatttcaGCGAAAAA CATTAATAGCCCTACAGTACTTTTAAACTCTAAAAACTATACCGATTACTTAGCCCTAACTGGCAATCAAACTGTAAAAGCTAACCTTATCATCGATAATCTTAAAACCCAACATCTAACCGTGGAACATTTAAATACCGAtggcaaaatatttaatcaacaCTTACAGGACATCTATCAACAAAAATCTCGCAATGCCCCACAAGAAGATTTATTCCAAAGAAATCGTAAATTTCACGGCTCCATTTATGTACAAAATCTTATACTAAATACCACCATCAATAATAAAACAGTTGAAGAAATTGAAAATCAACTTTTGCAATTAGagggaaatataaaatatgttggaaattttaaatttaattatgccATGAATGTTACAAATATGACATTCCAAGGTAAATTAAATGATATTACAGCTGAGGAGTTTGGTAAATGTTGGTTGCAAAAATCTGCAGAAAAGCAAGAGTTTATAGCGGCTCAATCTATAGCGGTGATAAATGCAGAAGAAGGTGTACAATTATTGGGtaaattaaatggttttacCATGGATGATTTATATGCCAAAACTTATTGGATAAATCGTGATGAgtatatagaaaatgtaaattttg AAAATCCTATCGAAATAACTGGTACTTTAACCACCCAAACCCTAAACGATTATTTGGTGCCTCAGGATGTATTCTATAAACAAGCAAAAGATTCTCCCATTATTCTTCACACACTAACAGTTGATGAGCATGTCCTAGTTGAAGGCAATATTAACAATCTAACTTCTATTaacgatataaatatttgtgaatTACAAGACTTTTTGTATAATCCTCATGCTGAATCTTTATATGTACAGCAGGCTTATTTTGCTCAAACCGCTCCTctgtataaaactttaaatagtcATTATATTAGAAAAACTTTGGATTCTGTTTGGCTGGCCAATGAGAATGTAGTTTTACCTTATCACATTGAAATAGCTGATGCTTATTTTGAAGGTCTATTGGAATTTGTG ggtCCTATTAATAATATGAATTTggattatataaaagaaaactattttagtaTAACTAAACCTCAAGAAGTTTTTGTGGACATGGTGTTTTCTGAGGATGCTGAATGTATGGGGGCGTTAAATGTTAATGAGCTGCAGTTATTCGGTCCACTAATAGAGGAAGAAAG ccaacaacatttaaattttaatgaatttgtgcaaaatacattgaaaacttCGGGACCTCACATAATCTCCGGCAATTGGTCTCTACTAGAAGCTATAGTACAAGGAAATCTGAATGGTGTATTaatcaataatttgaatttaGTAGATGACATAGTGCATACAGTAAAACCTGTACAAGCTTATCAATTGAAAgcattgaaaacttttaaaaatgcttatataGAATCTCTTTATGCTGATCCCTTTAGTTATGTTAATAAAGTACCCATAGCCAAGTGGATAAACGAAGCTGTATATCTATACGAAAATTACACTATTAGAGGAGTAACCTCTATAGATTCTcttaatgtttataataatttaatggttttaggaaaattaaataatatttccttTAATGAAAACACACTACTGCTGCAAAATATTCAGCAACATATACCAGGCCATATGAAAATTGTTAGTCATTTGGCAGCCGAAAAACGTTTTCTCactaataatatagaaaatttatacacAGACTTTATAAATCGCCAGTATATAacagaatttatagaaaatcttgtgcCCGCCTCAACAACTAGTGAGATTAAAAGTCATTTAGTGTTTAATCATCCTTTAAAGGTGGAAAAATATGAAGGTCCAGAAGGTTTTCTAACACAAAATCAATGGTTAAAACGCGATCTAAATGAACAGCAACAAATAGTAAGAAATTATATGGAAAGCAATGAAAATATtgagaattttattaaagtaaaggagtatttaaataatattacaaaaa ctcAAGTTTATAAATTGGATCATTTTGATGTCATACAGACTATAGATATTCAAGCAGAGGAAGTTTTTACTTTAAGCCTTAAGTTTGATTCGAAAATTGTGGATATTATGGTTGTTTTAAGTTCAAAGTATGAAAATGCAACTATTTATGAGTGGAATTTGGAAAAGcaacaatttaaagaaactaatg tttataactgGCTTGCTTTGGATCCTGTTTCCCtgaaaatcttacaaaaaagATTTGAAATATTCCCACAACCGGTTAATGTTGATCAATTAGAACAATTTTTGCAGCAAGATCTTAAGCTATTTCAAGAAGTTCTATTTAACTCtcctaaatttcaaaattattatgaatttttaaataaaaattgtgttttatattccAATATTTTAAACACCTCAATGGAATTACagacattttgtttaaattctcaACAAATAACTACTAAAATCAACAATTTTCCTCCCAAACCAAAACAg attttattattaaatgaaagTTTGCTGGCTTTACTTTATAATAACTCATTATTAGTTTATGATATCACTTCAAACTCCCATATAATCCGGCAGAAATTGCCTATAAACAATCCCTTGCAAATGGCTTTTGTTAGCTTTAAATCATACCAATTCCTAGCTGTTTTAAGTAATACTCCCGCCGATTCTCTTAATCAAGGCTTTGTGCAAATTTATag GTCTGTAAATTCTTCCCACTTTAACCTATTGCAATCTTTGGAATGTTCTACagctttagaaataaaattttcctttatagaaaagtcacaagatttacttttaaatattttaacggTATCATCTATTAAACCTTATTTAATTTATCGATATCAAGGTGTAAATGGTTTTCAAGAAGTTTTAACAGATTCTATATTGCCCGAAGATGTTAGACATTTTGATTTATTGAAATTGTACACCAAAGAACAATATTTAGTATCTTTAACAGGTCCACATAAAGTTACTTTAATCGTTATAGATATAAAGTGA
- the LOC111678293 gene encoding transmembrane protein 234 homolog, with the protein MFFNILSLLAVGLLWGCTNPFIKLGSQGVEKINTGSSAKNLWLELKTIICRLKYWIPFLLNQSGSVLYVWTLQTCNITVAVPVANSLTFAFTAITGYMLGEKIPGKNIIVGTLLVCIGSSFMLYDQVIRETSNSLEVQ; encoded by the exons atgttttttaatattt tGTCCTTGCTAGCGGTGGGCCTATTATGGGGTTGCACTAATCCCTTTATAAAATTAGGCAGTCAAggtgtagaaaaaataaataccgGTTCTTCGGCCAAAAATCTTTGGCTTGAATTGAAAACTATAATTTGCCGCCTAAAGTATTGGATACCTTTTTTATTGAATCAGTCCGGCAGTGTTTTGTATGTATGGACTTTACAAACGTGCAACATAACTGTGGCTGTTCCAGTGGCCAATTCCTTGACATTTGCATTTACTGCGATAACGGGTTATATGTTGGGTGAAAAGATACCGGGAAAAA ATATTATTGTGGGCACTTTATTAGTCTGTATTGGTTCTTCGTTTATGTTATATGATCAAGTTATTAGAGAAACCTCTAATTCATTGGAagtgcaataa
- the LOC111678292 gene encoding 60S ribosomal protein L31, with amino-acid sequence MAKTKGEKRNKSAINEVVTRECTIHLAKRVHNIGFKKRAPRAIKEIRKFAEKEMGTNDVRIDTRLNKHIWSKGIRSTPFRVRVRLARRRNDDEDSPNKLYTLVTYVPVATFKNMQTENVESNDD; translated from the exons ATGGCCAAAACAAAGGGTGAAAAACGTAACAAATCCGCCATCAATGAAGTGGTTACCCGCGAGTGCACCATTCACTTGGCCAAGCGTGTCCACAACATTGGCTTCAAGAAGCGTGCTCCCCGTGCTATCAAGGAAATCCGTAAATTTGCCGAAAAGGAAATGGGTACCAATGATGTCAGAATCGACACCCGTTTGAACAAGCACATCTGGTCCAAGGGTATCAG atCCACCCCCTTCCGTGTGCGCGTACGTTTGGCTCGTCGTCGTAATGATGATGAAGATTCACCCAACAAATTGTACACTTTGGTAACTTATGTTCCCGTTGCCACCTTCAAGAACATGCAAACCGAAAATGTTGAATCCAACGATGATTAA
- the LOC111678287 gene encoding uroporphyrinogen decarboxylase, producing the protein MKDAKNFPALKNDNLLRAARGEPVDRVPVWVMRQAGRYLPEFQEVRKQHDFFTICRTPELACEVTMQPLRRFDLDASIIFSDILVIPQALGMTVEMHPGVGPVFPEPLQTPADLSKLTPEGAVSRLTYVGEAITMMRHKLEGKVPLIGFTGAPWTLMGYMIEGGGSKTMSKAKFWLSDYPEDAKKLLDMLTVSIVDYLEMQVKAGAQLLQIFESSAEHLPKEDFLKWCVPYIKEINDKLKQRLTEQGIPLVPMTLFAKGAGHSLAEQAKLGYEVIGLDWTVDPEEARKLVGPNITLQGNLDPQDMYKTTEEIRELTTTMVRKFGKTRYIANLGHGITPQTPIVSMETLVDAVHKAL; encoded by the exons atgaaGGATGCTAAG AATTTTCCGGCTTTAAAAAATGATAATTTATTGAGAGCGGCACGTGGTGAACCGGTTGATCGTGTTCCGGTCTGGGTAATGAGACAAGCCGGCCGCTATTTACCTGAATTTCAAGAAGTTCGCAAACAACATGATTTCTTTACTATTTGTCGGACTCCAGAGTTGGCTTGTGAAGTTACTATGCAACCTTTAAGAAGATTTGATTTGGACGCTTCCATTATATTCTCAGATATTCTAGTAATTCCCCAGGCTTTGGGTATGACCGTTGAAATGCATCCGGGAGTG GGTCCCGTTTTTCCTGAACCTTTACAAACTCCTGCCGATTTATCTAAACTAACACCTGAAGGAGCCGTTAGTCGCTTAACTTATGTGGGAGAAGCTATAACTATGATGAGACACAAATTAGAGGGCAAAGTTCCTCTAATAGGTTTTACTGGTGCTCCT TGGACTCTTATGGGCTATATGATCGAAGGTGGTGGCAGTAAAACCATGTCCAAAGCTAAATTTTGGCTTTCAGATTATCCCGAAGATGCTAAAAAACTTTTGGATATGCTTACTGTGTCGATAGTAGACTATTTGGAAATGCAAGTTAAGGCCGGAGCCcagttattgcaaatttttgaaTCTTCTGCCGAACATTTGCCTAAAGAAGATTTCCTGAAATGGTGTGTACCTTATATCAAGGAAATCAATGATAAATTGAAACAACGTTTGACGGAACAAGGCATACCTTTAGTGCCCATg ACATTATTCGCCAAGGGTGCGGGACATTCCTTAGCCGAACAAGCCAAATTGGGTTATGAAGTTATTGGTCTCGATTGGACGGTTGATCCTGAAGAGGCCCGTAAACTAGTGGGACCTAATATTACCCTACAGGGTAATTTAGATCCTCAGGATATGTATAAGACAACCGAAGAAATACGTGAACTAACTACGACAATGGTGCGTAAATTTGGTAAAACTCGTTATATAGCCAATTTGGGTCATGGTATAACGCCTCAAACACCTATTGTTAGTATGGAGACATTAGTAGATGCTGTCCACAAAGCCTTATAG